A part of Sus scrofa isolate TJ Tabasco breed Duroc chromosome 15, Sscrofa11.1, whole genome shotgun sequence genomic DNA contains:
- the LOC110257179 gene encoding olfactory receptor 12-like, producing MSPQTYGNITGMPLQEFVLEGFQGGLQTQALLFALFLALYLAAVLGNLTMIVVITLDARLHSPMYFFLKNLSFLDLCYSSVIYPKALANVLSSSKVISFAGCATQLFFFSLLATSEAFLLAVMAYDRFLAICSPLHYPITMCPSACARLVLGCYGGGCLNAILQTSFTFSLPFCSSNHIDHFFCDVPPLLLLACADTAINELVLFGICGLIIVGTTLGVLISYAYITVTILRMRSGAGRHKLFSTCGSHMTAVSLFYGTVFVMYAQPGAVESMEQGKVVSVFYTLVIPVLNPLIYSLQNKEVKEALGRVGQKSITS from the coding sequence ATGTCACCCCAAACATATGGAAACATCACAGGGATGCCTCTGCAGGAGTTTGTGCTGGAGGGGTTTCAGGGTGGGCTGCAGACCCAGGCCCTGCTCTTTGCCCTCTTCCTGGCCCTGTACTTGGCGGCCGTCCTGGGGAACCTCACCATGATCGTGGTCATCACCCTGGACGCCCGTCTGCACTCcccaatgtacttcttcctcaagaacctctccttcctggacctgTGCTACTCATCTGTCATCTACCCCAAGGCCCTGGCCAACGTCCTGTCCTCTTCCAAGGTCATCTCCTTTGCAGGCTGTGCCACCCAGCTGTTCTTCTTCTCCCTGCTGGCAACTTCTGAGGCTTTCCTCTtggctgtgatggcctatgaccgcttccTGGCCATCTGCAGCCCCCTGCACTATCCCATCACCATGTGCCCATCAGCCTGTGCCCGCCTGGTGCTGGGCTGCTATGGTGGAGGGTGCCTCAACGCCATCCTGCAGACCAGCTTCACATTCAGCCtccccttctgcagctccaacCACATCGACCACTTCTTCTGCGATGTGCCCCCGCTGCTCCTGCTCGCCTGTGCTGACACAGCCATCAATGAGCTGGTCCTGTTTGGCATCTGCGGGCTCATCATCGTGGGCACCACCCTCGGGGTCCTCATCTCCTATGCCTACATCACCGTGACCATCCTGAGGATGCGCTCGGGAGCAGGCAGACACAAgctcttctccacctgtggctcccacatgACGGCCGTGTCCCTCTTTTATGGAACTGTCTTTGTCATGTATGCCCAGCCGGGAGCGGTGGAGTCCATGGAGCAGGGCAAGGTGGTCTCTGTCTTCTACACCCTGGTCATCCCCGTGCtcaaccccctcatctacagtcTGCAaaacaaggaggtgaaggaggccCTGGGCAGAGTGGGCCAAAAGAGCATCACCTCCTGA
- the LOC100626063 gene encoding olfactory receptor 12-like, translated as MSPHGSGNLSGMPLEEFVLEGFQGGLQTQALLFALFLALYLAAVLGNLTMIVVITLDARLHSPMYFFLKNLSFLDLCYSSVIYPKALANVLSSAKVISFGGCASQFFFFSMMGTTEAFLLAVMAYDRFLAICSPLHYPITMQPSVCACLVLGSYCGGCLNAILQTSFTFSLPFCSSKHIDHFFCDVVPLLKLTCANTAINELVMFGICGLIIVGTTLGVLISYAYITVTILRMRSGAGRHKLFSTCGSHMTAVSLFYGTVFVMYAQPGAVESLQQGKVVSVFYTLVIPVLNPLIYSLRNKEVKEALWRLGHKHTAP; from the coding sequence ATGTCACCCCATGGAAGTGGAAACCTCTCAGGGATGCCTCTAGAGGAGTTTGTGCTGGAGGGGTTTCAGGGGGGTCTGCAGACCCAGGCCCTGCTCTTTGCCCTCTTCCTGGCCCTGTACTTGGCGGCCGTCCTGGGGAACCTCACCATGATCGTGGTCATCACCCTGGACGCCCGTCTGCACTCCCcgatgtacttcttcctcaagaacctctccttcctggacctgTGCTACTCATCTGTCATCTACCCCAAGGCCCTGGCCAACGTCCTGTCCTCAGCCAAGGTCATCTCCTTTGGGGGCTGTGCCTcccagttcttcttcttctccatgATGGGCACGACTGAGGCCTTCCTCTTGgccgtgatggcctatgaccgcttccTGGCCATCTGCAGCCCCCTGCACTATCCCATCACCATGCAGCCCTCAGTCTGTGCCTGCCTGGTGCTGGGCTCCTACTGTGGAGGATGCCTCAATGCCATCCTGCAGACCAGCTTCACATTCAGCCtccccttctgcagctccaaaCACATcgaccacttcttctgtgatgtgGTCCCCCTGCTCAAGCTCACTTGTGCCAATACGGCCATCAATGAGCTGGTCATGTTTGGCATCTGCGGGCTCATCATCGTGGGCACCACACTCGGGGTCCTCATCTCCTATGCCTACATCACCGTGACCATCCTGAGGATGCGCTCGGGAGCAGGCAGACACAAgctcttctccacctgtggctcccacatgACGGCCGTGTCCCTCTTTTATGGGACCGTCTTTGTCATGTATGCCCAGCCGGGAGCGGTGGAGTCCTTGCAGCAGGGCAAGGTGGTCTCTGTCTTCTACACCCTGGTCATCCCCGTGCtcaaccccctcatctacagtctgcggaacaaggaggtgaaggaggccCTGTGGAGACTGGGGCACAAGCACACTGCACCCTGA